In a single window of the Notamacropus eugenii isolate mMacEug1 chromosome 4, mMacEug1.pri_v2, whole genome shotgun sequence genome:
- the DDX51 gene encoding ATP-dependent RNA helicase DDX51: MALFRIARYEEQEKGARAEDRAQVLLQRLQIQARERQLKKQKQQEAKAETSLPAPARTSPSSPAPEEPQKKAKKRKREDGSLHRSEKVEPGTDPECSQKGTSSPRTPKGKKKKKTAQEKPEAAAGKSNEEHGGEKNSIGASEPWEEASEPQHSALILGVPDKKALPKVQPFLPKWLAEPRQVQKSVRDDLVPIQDIPGIHPCLQKKLKTNGILSYFPVQAAVIPALLESASHGFLVGRGGYQPSDICVSAPTGSGKTLSFVIPVIQVLLERVVCHIRALVVLPTKELAQQVSKVFNVYADGTPLHVAQITGQKSLAKEQELLVQKTDSGYCSLADIVVATPGRLVDHIDQTPGFSLRQLRFLIIDEADQMIDSMHQSWLPRVVKAVFQGDSVQGFSPLFQRVEPRAITAASTSQPQMPLQKLLFSATLTQNPEKIQELGLYQPQLFSTGLESQGSSVQPGTEQDGQGKYAFPAGLSHFYVPCTLNSKPLVILHLMHNMKFSRVLCFTNSREHSHRLFLLVKAFGGVPVAEFSSRFGPGQRKSILKQFEQGKIQLLISTDATARGIDVKGVKLVINYDAPQYIRTYVHRVGRTARAGNTGLAFTLLLKVQEQKFLQMLKEARAPELGKHVIRGEHLKSLVPQYEEALSELQKTIRNEWKQKKA; the protein is encoded by the exons ATATGAGGAACAAGAAAAAGGAGCTAGGGCCGAGGACAGAGCCCAGGTGCTCCTGCAGAGGCTTCAGATCCAAGCTCGGGAGCGGCAGCTGAAGAAACAAAAGCAGCAGGAGGCCAAGGCTGAGACCAGCCTCCCTGCCCCTGCCAGAACTAGCCCAAGTTCTCCAGCCCCAGAGGAACCTCAAAAAAAAGCCAAGAAGAGGAAGCGAGAGGATGGGAGCCTGCACAGGTCAGAAAAGGTAGAACCAGGGACAGACCCTGAGTGTAGCCAAAAAGGGACCAGCAGCCCCAGAACaccaaagggaaagaagaaaaagaaaacagcgCAGGAGAAACCAGAAGCTGCTGCAG GTAAAAGCAATGAAGAGCACGGAGGAGAAAAGAATTCAATAGGAGCCTCTGAGCCCTGGGAAGAGGCCAGTGAACCTCAGCATAGTGCGCTCATTCTGGGAGTGCCTGACAAGAAGGCCCTTCCAAAG GTTCAGCCTTTCTTACCCAAATGGCTTGCAGAACCCCGCCAGGTCCAGAAGAGTGTCAGAGATGACCTCGTCCCAATCCAGGATATCCCTGGAATCCATCCTTGCctacaaaagaaattaaagaccaACGGCATCTTGTCCTATTTTCCAG TCCAGGCAGCCGTGATTCCCGCCCTCCTGGAGAGTGCATCCCATGGATTCCTGGTTGGGAGGGGTGGCTACCAGCCCAGTGACATCTGCGTGTCTGCCCCAACAGGCAGTGGAAAAACGTTGTCCTTCGTCATCCCCGTGATCCAA GTCCTGTTGGAGCGGGTGGTGTGTCATATACGGGCCCTGGTGGTGCTGCCAACGAAGGAGCTGGCCCAGCAG GTGAGCAAAGTGTTCAACGTTTATGCTGATGGCACTCCTCTGCATGTCGCCCAGATCACAGGACAGAAATCTCTAGCAAAGGAACAGGAGCTCCTTGTCCAGAAAAC GGACTCTGGGTACTGCAGCCTGGCAGACATTGTTGTTGCCACCCCTGGCCGGCTGGTGGACCACATTGATCAGACACCAGGCTTTAGCCTCAGGCAGTTGCGCTTTCTG ATCATTGATGAAGCTGACCAAATGATTGACAGCATGCACCAGTCCTGGCTGCCGCGGGTGGTGAAAGCTGTTTTCCAGGGTGACAGCGTCCAAGGCTTCAGTCCCCTCTTCCAGAGGGTAGAACCCAGAGCTATAACTGCTGCCAG CACAAGCCAGCCTCAGATGCCCCTCCAGAAGCTGCTGTTCTCAGCCACACTGACTCAGAACCCAGAGAAGATTCAGGAGTTGGGCCTCTACCAGCCCCAGCTCTTCTCCACTGGCCTGGAGAGCCAGGGATCCTCAGTGCAGCCAGGGACTGAGCAGGATGGGCAGGGGAAGTATGCTTTCCCTGCCGGGCTTTCG CATTTCTATGTGCCCTGCACCCTTAACTCCAAGCCATTGGTCATCCTGCACTTGATGCACAACATGAAGTTCTCTCGGGTTCTTTGCTTCACCAACTCCCGGGAGCACTCGCACAG gtTGTTCCTGCTGGTCAAGGCCTTTGGGGGGGTACCCGTGGCTGAGTTCTCCTCCAGATTTGGACCTGGCCAGAGGAAATCAATCCTGAAACAGTTTGAACAGGGCAAGATTCAGCT CCTCATCAGCACAGACGCCACTGCTCGAGGCATCGACGTGAAGGGAGTGAAACTTGTTATCAACTACGATGCCCCACAGTACATCAGGACCTATGTGCATCG GGTAGGCAGAACAGCCAGAGCTGGGAATACAGGGCTGGCATTCACTCTGCTCTTGAAAGTACAG GAGCAGAAATTCCTTCAGATGTTGAAAGAGGCAAGAGCTCCAGAGCTGGGAAAGCATGTAATCCGGGGTGAACACCTGAAGTCCCTGGTGCCTCAGTATGAGGAAGCACTGTCTGAGCTCCAGAAAACCATCCGG AATGAATGGAAACAAAAGAAGGCCTGA